One region of Mycobacterium riyadhense genomic DNA includes:
- a CDS encoding cytochrome P450, whose protein sequence is MQVPVREWSHWAAGYGFPGATLKLLARQGDPLARLLTIDNDRASDIYPLIEQVRGRGRMSAVKGAGWVTADAQIVREVLRDGRFRTVKYRERSPLRIIQWILTKTSPDVLNPLDPPSMLATDPPEHTRLRRLVSRTFTPRALEGLRARVHEITDGLLRDLEGSAECDLIGQYTSRIPIAVIAEMLGIPPAEIPHLLEVSVSTTRLIGSIAVPWREFRAATTDLRELDLYLARHIERLRQDDSTNSILSDVIRTGDFTEVEIRLLAALLLGAGFITTTHVMGKAVVTLVRHPDQLAALRANPDRWPNAIEEILRYDTTGLLAGRVATEHVDIHGYPVRAGETIFLLVGGANRDPALFAHPDIFDTTRANAREHVTFSTGVHSCLGAALARMELHIGLQSLFEHFPQLTLAGKPAFNYNIGLHGLTHLPVSLGAVDAIVP, encoded by the coding sequence ATGCAGGTACCGGTCCGGGAGTGGTCGCATTGGGCGGCGGGTTACGGATTCCCAGGTGCGACGCTGAAACTGCTTGCACGCCAGGGTGATCCGTTGGCGCGGCTGCTCACAATCGACAACGACCGGGCCAGCGATATTTATCCGCTCATCGAGCAAGTTCGTGGGCGCGGACGCATGTCCGCGGTGAAAGGGGCGGGTTGGGTCACTGCCGATGCACAGATTGTGCGAGAGGTCTTGCGCGATGGCCGGTTCAGGACCGTCAAGTACCGCGAGCGGTCACCGCTGCGCATCATCCAATGGATCCTGACCAAGACCAGCCCCGATGTGCTGAACCCCCTCGACCCGCCCTCCATGTTGGCCACCGACCCCCCCGAGCACACGCGCTTACGTCGCCTGGTCTCGCGAACGTTCACCCCCCGCGCCCTCGAAGGACTTCGTGCCCGCGTTCACGAAATCACCGACGGGCTGCTTCGCGATCTAGAGGGCAGCGCCGAGTGCGACTTGATCGGGCAGTACACCTCGCGAATCCCCATCGCGGTCATCGCCGAGATGCTCGGAATTCCACCGGCCGAGATACCCCACCTTCTTGAGGTCAGCGTGTCGACAACGAGATTGATCGGCTCCATCGCCGTACCCTGGCGCGAGTTTCGGGCGGCGACGACAGATCTACGCGAGCTCGACCTTTACCTCGCCAGGCACATCGAGCGGCTCCGTCAAGACGACTCCACCAACAGCATCCTGTCCGACGTGATCCGCACCGGCGATTTCACCGAAGTCGAGATCAGGTTGCTGGCGGCGCTGCTCCTGGGTGCGGGGTTCATCACCACAACTCATGTCATGGGCAAGGCCGTCGTGACGCTCGTCCGACACCCCGATCAGCTCGCCGCGCTGCGCGCGAACCCCGACCGATGGCCCAACGCGATCGAGGAGATCCTGCGCTATGACACGACCGGCCTGTTGGCGGGGCGGGTCGCCACCGAACACGTCGACATCCACGGATACCCCGTCCGGGCAGGCGAAACAATATTTCTTCTGGTGGGCGGTGCCAACCGCGACCCGGCACTCTTCGCACACCCCGATATCTTTGACACCACCCGCGCCAACGCCCGCGAGCACGTCACCTTCAGTACCGGTGTGCACTCCTGCCTGGGGGCCGCGCTGGCTCGCATGGAGCTACATATCGGGCTGCAGTCGTTGTTCGAGCACTTCCCCCAGCTGACCTTGGCCGGCAAGCCGGCCTTCAACTACAACATCGGGCTGCACGGACTCACGCATCTACCGGTGTCACTTGGAGCGGTAGATGCAATCGTTCCCTAG
- a CDS encoding PPE family protein: MNFQLLPPEITSMRMFSGLGPEPLLAAAGGWSDLAGELNSAAVSFESVTSGLVTDAWQGAAASAMTAAAAPYRAWLSAASTHADTAANLARAAAAAFEAAQAATVLPAAISANRNRLVSLVMSNLFGFNAPAIAAAEAEYELMWAQDIAAMLGYHGEASAIVGALTPIVQPLANIANAPAQAVGALVSAVAPQPSGPQPAVAVSLPELTIPPIQISNFELPSFNLLNLNFAGFTLPGINIPQVSVTGFSLPPVSLNISASSLTIPSFTFPGFTSPGITLGGFSTPQLATAPLVLPSVAIPAGGFWIPSGGANIPANMGQLTSHNPSLNYMSVVIHNVPQIAFNAPVLGNVYMDLPNPIYINFAVQVLGPTATPGIYIGDFNLSTGQFTGNTGFVLPPIQVSGFSLPEISIPAFQTPEITLTNPGLTIDIGSIGISESTLGPIIVPPISIGQFQVPQISVPGIGTGAFTTPGPIVGTGSLDIGLFDLIPRIGIDWTNPFEGIINPPPSGPYLVVCPANN; this comes from the coding sequence ATGAACTTTCAACTCCTACCGCCTGAGATAACGTCGATGCGGATGTTCAGCGGTTTGGGCCCGGAGCCGCTGTTGGCGGCCGCGGGGGGGTGGAGCGATCTGGCCGGCGAGTTGAATTCGGCGGCAGTTTCTTTCGAGTCGGTGACGTCCGGGCTGGTGACCGATGCCTGGCAGGGTGCGGCGGCCAGTGCGATGACGGCCGCCGCCGCTCCCTACCGGGCGTGGTTGAGCGCGGCCAGCACGCATGCCGATACGGCGGCGAACTTGGCCCGCGCGGCGGCGGCGGCGTTCGAGGCTGCCCAGGCGGCCACGGTGTTGCCGGCCGCTATCAGCGCCAACCGCAACCGGCTGGTATCGCTGGTGATGTCGAACCTATTCGGGTTCAACGCCCCGGCCATCGCGGCCGCCGAGGCCGAATACGAGTTGATGTGGGCCCAGGACATCGCCGCGATGTTGGGCTATCACGGCGAGGCTTCGGCGATCGTCGGGGCATTGACGCCGATTGTCCAGCCGTTAGCGAACATCGCCAACGCGCCGGCCCAGGCGGTCGGCGCACTGGTTTCGGCGGTGGCCCCGCAGCCGTCCGGGCCGCAGCCCGCGGTTGCGGTGAGCCTGCCCGAACTGACCATACCGCCGATCCAGATCTCTAATTTCGAGCTGCCGTCATTCAATCTTTTGAATTTGAATTTCGCCGGCTTTACGTTGCCGGGGATTAACATTCCGCAGGTAAGTGTGACTGGTTTTTCCTTGCCCCCGGTGTCGCTAAACATATCGGCAAGTTCGTTGACAATACCGTCATTCACCTTCCCCGGATTCACGTCGCCGGGGATAACTCTCGGTGGATTCAGTACGCCCCAGCTGGCCACGGCCCCACTCGTGCTGCCCTCGGTCGCCATACCCGCCGGCGGATTTTGGATCCCGTCGGGCGGCGCGAACATACCCGCCAATATGGGCCAGCTGACGAGTCATAATCCCTCGCTCAACTACATGAGCGTGGTAATACATAACGTGCCGCAGATCGCGTTCAATGCGCCAGTACTCGGAAATGTCTACATGGACTTACCGAACCCCATCTATATCAACTTCGCCGTCCAGGTATTGGGACCGACGGCGACACCCGGCATCTATATCGGCGACTTCAACCTGAGCACCGGACAATTCACCGGAAATACCGGCTTCGTCCTGCCCCCGATCCAGGTTTCCGGGTTCAGCCTCCCGGAGATATCCATTCCCGCATTCCAAACCCCAGAGATCACCCTGACGAATCCCGGTCTGACGATCGACATCGGATCGATCGGCATCTCGGAGAGCACGCTGGGACCGATTATCGTTCCCCCGATCAGCATCGGGCAATTCCAGGTGCCCCAGATCTCCGTCCCCGGCATCGGCACCGGCGCGTTCACCACCCCGGGTCCGATCGTCGGCACCGGCTCGCTGGACATCGGCCTGTTCGACCTGATCCCACGTATCGGCATCGACTGGACGAATCCGTTCGAGGGGATCATCAATCCTCCCCCCAGCGGCCCCTACCTAGTGGTGTGTCCCGCAAATAATTGA
- a CDS encoding TetR/AcrR family transcriptional regulator: protein MPKEQKRTSTATTKDAWLRVGYAILADEGFKALKIDNLTAQLGVTKGSFYWHFTDMAAYKAALVANWAQWRDDDHQQLKDLADLEPRARLIEMMSFLVSPRFWMLERAMREWARSNPHAAASVGSSDRRTRRAVRQAFLDHGFDAKTAEQRANWTFAFGIGALHLSKSIRSHVAVADREDLVEFMLRP from the coding sequence ATGCCAAAGGAGCAGAAGCGGACTTCGACCGCTACGACGAAGGACGCGTGGTTGCGGGTCGGCTACGCGATCCTGGCCGACGAAGGCTTCAAGGCCCTCAAGATCGATAACCTCACCGCGCAACTCGGGGTGACCAAAGGTAGCTTCTACTGGCACTTCACCGACATGGCTGCCTATAAGGCCGCGCTGGTGGCGAATTGGGCTCAGTGGCGAGACGACGACCACCAACAACTCAAGGACCTGGCGGACCTCGAACCTCGGGCGCGGCTGATCGAGATGATGTCGTTCTTGGTGAGTCCACGCTTCTGGATGCTGGAACGCGCCATGCGCGAGTGGGCACGGTCGAACCCGCATGCTGCTGCCAGCGTCGGTTCGTCCGATCGTCGCACTCGCCGTGCCGTGCGTCAGGCGTTCCTCGACCACGGGTTCGACGCAAAGACAGCCGAACAACGGGCCAACTGGACGTTCGCCTTCGGAATTGGCGCGCTGCACCTGTCAAAATCCATACGCTCGCATGTTGCGGTCGCCGATCGCGAAGATCTTGTCGAATTCATGCTGCGCCCCTGA
- a CDS encoding cytochrome P450, translating to MSYLPGEALLAAYRRRGPLLNAGIGRRGFVYLLGAEANRFVFANADAFSWRETFETLVTVDGPTSLIVSDGEDHRRRRSVVAPGLRHRQVQEYVQIMVQSVDTMIDDWRPGQRLDIYQDFRSAVRRSTAESLFGSRMAAHSDFLGEQLQLVLALTPRPPQVVRLQRRLNSPGWQRAINARSRIDELVDAEIADARARPRPDDRMVTTLIQGRSDEGQALSDNEIRDQIVSLIKAGYDTTSGALAWAVYALLTLPGAWDTAAAEVARVLGGRTPTAADLPALTYLNGVVHETLRLYPPGVFSARRVMRDLRFNGHRIRAGRMIVFSAYVTHRIPELWPEPTEFRPQRWDPAAPDYRKPAPHEFIPFSGGLHRCVGSAMVITEMTVMLARLVARTTLRLPAQRIRAANFAALSPRPGLTVEVRDSVPAQ from the coding sequence GTGTCCTACCTGCCCGGTGAGGCGCTACTGGCGGCCTACCGCCGCCGCGGCCCGTTGCTCAACGCCGGCATCGGACGGCGCGGTTTCGTTTATCTACTTGGGGCCGAAGCGAATAGGTTCGTCTTCGCCAACGCCGACGCGTTCAGCTGGCGGGAGACATTCGAGACTCTGGTGACGGTGGACGGACCGACCTCGTTGATCGTCAGCGACGGCGAGGATCACCGCCGGCGGCGCAGCGTGGTGGCGCCGGGACTTCGCCACCGCCAGGTTCAGGAGTACGTGCAGATCATGGTGCAATCGGTCGACACCATGATCGACGACTGGCGCCCCGGGCAACGTCTGGACATCTACCAGGACTTCCGTTCGGCGGTGCGGCGCAGCACAGCCGAGAGCCTGTTCGGCTCCCGCATGGCCGCGCATTCGGATTTCCTCGGCGAGCAACTGCAGCTCGTGCTGGCCCTGACCCCGCGCCCACCTCAGGTGGTGAGGCTGCAACGGCGGCTGAACTCCCCCGGCTGGCAGCGGGCGATCAACGCCCGCTCCCGCATCGACGAGTTGGTGGATGCCGAGATCGCCGATGCCCGCGCCCGGCCCAGACCCGACGACCGAATGGTGACGACGCTGATCCAAGGGCGGTCCGACGAAGGACAAGCTCTGAGCGACAACGAGATTCGCGACCAAATCGTTTCGCTGATCAAGGCGGGCTATGACACCACCAGCGGCGCACTGGCCTGGGCCGTCTACGCGCTGTTGACGTTGCCCGGCGCTTGGGACACCGCGGCCGCCGAGGTGGCACGGGTGCTCGGCGGTCGAACTCCGACCGCCGCAGACCTCCCCGCCCTGACTTATCTGAACGGCGTTGTGCACGAGACACTTCGGCTTTACCCACCCGGGGTCTTCTCGGCCCGCCGGGTGATGCGCGATCTTCGGTTCAACGGGCACCGGATCCGCGCGGGGCGCATGATCGTCTTCAGCGCCTACGTCACCCACCGGATTCCCGAGTTATGGCCGGAGCCAACCGAATTCCGCCCGCAGCGATGGGACCCAGCGGCGCCGGACTACCGCAAACCCGCACCTCATGAATTCATTCCGTTCAGCGGCGGCTTGCATCGGTGCGTCGGCTCGGCGATGGTCATCACCGAAATGACGGTGATGCTGGCCCGGCTGGTCGCGCGAACCACATTAAGGCTGCCGGCTCAACGTATCCGGGCCGCCAACTTCGCCGCGCTCAGCCCGCGGCCAGGCCTGACGGTCGAAGTCCGCGATTCGGTGCCAGCGCAGTAG
- a CDS encoding type II toxin-antitoxin system PemK/MazF family toxin has translation MRSQTYHVDLGHGAKPWVVLSNNSRNRNLDTVLAARITTTSTNAHVPTVVPLTDADPLVGFVLVDDIVQLYHDELTESLGILSPPTMQEISRALRDSTPLNAQSGGAVRPQKHRNRGMSDYHYDAFPAQLEGVTGK, from the coding sequence ATGCGGAGCCAGACATACCATGTGGACCTGGGGCACGGCGCGAAGCCCTGGGTGGTCCTCAGCAACAACTCGCGGAACAGGAACCTGGACACGGTCTTGGCGGCTCGGATCACGACGACGAGCACGAATGCGCACGTACCTACAGTGGTGCCCTTGACCGACGCCGACCCTCTCGTCGGGTTCGTCCTGGTCGACGACATCGTGCAGCTCTACCACGATGAACTCACCGAATCCCTCGGCATCCTTTCTCCACCGACAATGCAGGAGATCAGTAGAGCTCTCCGTGATAGCACTCCCCTGAATGCACAGTCCGGAGGGGCCGTACGACCTCAGAAGCACAGGAACAGGGGCATGAGCGACTACCACTACGATGCCTTCCCGGCGCAGCTCGAAGGCGTGACCGGGAAATAA
- a CDS encoding PPE family protein: MNFQLLPPEITSMQMFSGLGPEPLLAAAGGWSDLAGELNSAAVSFESVTSGLVTDAWQGAAASAMTAAAAPYRAWLSAASTHADTAANLARAAAAAFEAAQAATVLPAAISANRNRLVSLVMSNLFGFNAPAIAAAEAEYELMWAQDIAAMLGYHGEASAIVGALTPIVQPLANIANAPAQAVGALVSAVAPQPSGPQPAVAVSLPELTIPPIQISNFELPSFNLLNLNFAGFTLPGINIPQVSVTGFSLPPLSLNISASSLTIPSFTFPGFTSPGITLGGFSTPQLATAPLVLPSVAIPAGGFWIPSGGANIPANMGQLMSHNPSLNYISVVINGVPQLWFDVPIIFEIPISLQLPSTIYINFALRVLGPTATPGIYIGDFNLSTGQFTGDTGFVLPPIQVSGLSIPEISIPAFQTPEITLTNPGLTIDIGSIGISESTLGPIIVPPISIGQFQVPQISVPGIGTGAFTTPGPIVGTGSLDIGLFDLIPRIGIDWTNPFEGIINPPPSGPYLGPLETPEISVGIDVPQITIPPIAIPPMNLGALSVPPINLSPFNLGQISIPNMQVNGVTIGAISVPNVTVTPTLPSISVGPFTVPSVSVSNFSLPTISFPKLTTPAISFYNPADPVKTFGFTVESYAFVDLTGSLISIDPNPFVTVIQFGVPATQIPPLEIVNPVNAANPVSFVIDGAVNAMTLGQIAVDGFNLALDAPAIQLADILTSPINLDAFNGPPITVSPIEVGPGTGFNLPQIGLSGIQLGGFTTPGIVIPPINVAQTILPSFTLIPAIPL; this comes from the coding sequence ATGAACTTTCAACTTCTACCGCCTGAGATAACGTCGATGCAGATGTTCAGCGGTTTGGGCCCGGAGCCGCTGTTGGCGGCCGCGGGGGGGTGGAGCGATCTGGCCGGCGAGTTGAATTCGGCGGCAGTTTCTTTCGAGTCGGTGACGTCCGGGCTGGTGACCGATGCCTGGCAGGGTGCGGCGGCCAGTGCGATGACGGCCGCCGCCGCTCCCTACCGGGCGTGGTTGAGCGCGGCCAGCACGCATGCCGATACGGCGGCGAACTTGGCCCGCGCGGCGGCGGCGGCGTTCGAGGCTGCCCAGGCGGCCACGGTGTTGCCGGCCGCTATCAGCGCCAACCGCAACCGGCTGGTATCGCTGGTGATGTCGAACCTATTCGGGTTCAACGCCCCGGCCATCGCGGCCGCCGAGGCCGAATACGAGTTGATGTGGGCCCAGGACATCGCCGCGATGTTGGGCTATCACGGCGAGGCTTCGGCGATCGTCGGGGCATTGACGCCGATTGTCCAGCCGTTAGCGAACATCGCCAACGCGCCGGCCCAGGCGGTCGGCGCACTGGTTTCGGCGGTGGCCCCGCAGCCGTCCGGGCCGCAGCCCGCGGTTGCGGTGAGCCTGCCCGAACTGACCATACCGCCGATCCAGATCTCTAATTTCGAGCTGCCGTCATTCAATCTTTTGAATTTGAATTTCGCCGGCTTTACGTTGCCGGGGATTAACATTCCGCAGGTAAGTGTGACTGGTTTTTCCTTGCCGCCGCTGTCGCTAAACATATCGGCAAGTTCGTTGACAATACCGTCATTCACCTTCCCCGGATTCACGTCGCCGGGGATAACTCTCGGTGGATTCAGTACGCCCCAGCTGGCCACGGCCCCACTCGTGCTGCCCTCGGTCGCCATACCCGCCGGCGGATTTTGGATCCCGTCGGGCGGCGCGAACATACCCGCCAATATGGGCCAGCTGATGAGCCATAATCCCTCGCTCAACTACATCAGCGTGGTAATAAATGGCGTGCCGCAGCTCTGGTTCGATGTGCCAATAATCTTCGAAATACCAATCAGCCTGCAACTGCCGTCCACCATCTATATCAACTTCGCCCTTCGGGTATTGGGACCGACGGCGACGCCCGGCATCTATATCGGCGACTTCAACCTGAGCACCGGACAATTCACCGGAGATACCGGCTTCGTCCTGCCCCCGATCCAGGTTTCCGGGTTGAGCATCCCGGAGATATCCATTCCCGCATTCCAAACCCCAGAGATCACCCTGACGAATCCCGGTCTGACGATCGACATCGGATCGATCGGCATCTCGGAGAGCACGCTGGGACCGATTATCGTTCCCCCGATCAGCATCGGGCAATTCCAGGTGCCCCAGATCTCCGTCCCCGGCATCGGCACCGGCGCGTTCACCACCCCGGGTCCGATCGTCGGCACCGGCTCGCTGGACATCGGCCTGTTCGACCTGATCCCACGTATCGGCATCGACTGGACGAATCCGTTCGAGGGGATCATCAATCCTCCCCCCAGCGGCCCCTACCTAGGGCCACTGGAGACGCCGGAAATCAGCGTCGGTATCGACGTGCCCCAAATAACCATTCCGCCGATCGCGATACCGCCGATGAACCTCGGGGCGCTATCGGTACCTCCGATAAACCTGTCACCGTTCAACTTGGGTCAGATTTCGATACCCAACATGCAGGTGAACGGTGTCACTATCGGTGCGATCAGCGTGCCCAATGTCACCGTCACCCCAACCCTGCCCAGCATCTCGGTTGGCCCCTTCACGGTACCCTCGGTCTCTGTGAGCAACTTCAGTCTGCCCACGATCAGCTTCCCGAAATTGACGACGCCCGCGATATCGTTCTACAACCCGGCCGATCCAGTGAAGACCTTCGGATTCACCGTCGAGTCCTATGCATTTGTCGACCTAACCGGGTCATTGATTTCGATTGACCCCAATCCTTTCGTCACAGTGATACAGTTCGGGGTTCCCGCAACCCAAATCCCGCCTCTGGAAATAGTGAACCCGGTCAATGCCGCCAACCCGGTCAGCTTTGTGATCGACGGCGCGGTCAATGCCATGACCCTGGGGCAGATCGCGGTGGACGGTTTCAACCTGGCACTCGACGCCCCAGCCATACAGTTGGCAGACATCCTCACCAGCCCCATCAATTTGGATGCTTTCAACGGTCCGCCGATAACCGTGTCGCCCATTGAGGTTGGACCGGGCACCGGCTTCAATCTGCCGCAAATCGGCCTCAGCGGTATTCAGCTCGGCGGCTTCACCACCCCCGGCATTGTCATTCCACCCATCAACGTGGCCCAGACGATCCTGCCGAGCTTCACCTTGATTCCGGCCATACCTCTGTAA
- a CDS encoding IS630 family transposase, with amino-acid sequence MSKPVPALVVTDGQRKMLESLARSQSGAHREVVRAKALLMAADGVANAAIAARVSVSPATVANWRTRFSEDGLVKFGQVRQGRGRKPSIPDATIEKIVALTKGSHPPGQTHWSTRTMARAAGVSKSTVALVWKELGLKPHRIDTFKVSNDPKFDEKLVDVVGLYLNPPDNAIVLCADEKSSVQALDRTQASLPMTKGRGQTMTHDYKRNGTTTLFAALNVLTGMVIGQCLPRHRHQEFLKFLRTIDREVPKGLQIHMILDNYATHKHANVKQWLDNHPRFHLHFTPTSSSWLNQVERWFREITDKALRRGVFGSVPDLIAAIQDYIDTHNQDPKPYVWTATAESILAKVARARTTLNTIN; translated from the coding sequence ATGAGCAAACCCGTGCCCGCTTTGGTGGTGACTGATGGACAGCGCAAGATGTTGGAATCGTTGGCTCGGTCGCAGTCGGGGGCGCATCGAGAAGTGGTGCGGGCCAAGGCTTTGTTGATGGCTGCCGACGGTGTGGCCAACGCGGCGATTGCTGCCAGGGTGTCGGTGTCGCCGGCCACGGTGGCGAACTGGCGTACTCGGTTCAGCGAGGATGGTCTGGTCAAGTTTGGGCAAGTCCGGCAGGGTCGTGGTCGTAAGCCCTCCATCCCGGATGCCACGATCGAAAAGATCGTGGCGCTCACCAAGGGATCCCACCCACCAGGCCAGACGCATTGGAGCACACGAACGATGGCCCGCGCGGCTGGGGTGTCGAAGAGCACCGTGGCGCTGGTGTGGAAAGAGTTGGGTCTCAAGCCGCACCGCATCGATACGTTCAAGGTATCCAATGACCCCAAGTTCGACGAGAAGCTCGTCGATGTCGTGGGTTTATATCTGAACCCGCCGGACAACGCGATCGTGCTGTGCGCCGATGAGAAGTCCTCAGTGCAGGCCCTCGACCGCACCCAGGCATCGCTACCGATGACCAAGGGCCGTGGGCAGACGATGACTCATGACTACAAGCGCAACGGCACCACCACCTTGTTCGCCGCGCTTAACGTGTTGACCGGCATGGTGATCGGCCAATGCCTACCGCGACACCGCCACCAAGAGTTCCTCAAATTCCTGCGCACGATTGATCGAGAGGTTCCCAAGGGCCTACAGATCCACATGATCCTGGACAACTACGCCACCCACAAGCACGCAAACGTCAAACAGTGGCTGGACAACCATCCCCGCTTCCACCTGCATTTCACGCCGACCTCGTCGTCGTGGCTCAACCAGGTCGAACGCTGGTTTCGCGAGATCACCGACAAAGCGCTGCGACGCGGCGTCTTTGGTTCAGTGCCTGACCTCATCGCCGCGATCCAGGACTACATCGACACCCACAACCAAGATCCCAAGCCCTACGTATGGACCGCCACCGCCGAATCGATCCTGGCCAAAGTCGCTCGAGCCCGGACCACCCTAAACACCATCAACTAA